A region of Geobacillus sp. 46C-IIa DNA encodes the following proteins:
- a CDS encoding chemotaxis protein CheD, producing MSTIQTVKVGIAEMEVVAAPAVIRTCGLGSCVGVVIYDSGKAVAGMAHVMLPHSSMARGGVVNAAKYADTAVEALCKLVIAAGGRKGMLKAKLAGGAQMFSFSSAGGDMMRIGARNVEEVKRQLERLHVPVVAEDVGGHSGRTIEFNPQTGMLSIRKASQEIKEI from the coding sequence ATGAGCACAATCCAAACGGTCAAAGTCGGCATCGCCGAGATGGAAGTCGTTGCAGCGCCCGCTGTCATTCGCACGTGCGGGCTTGGGTCGTGCGTCGGCGTCGTCATTTATGACAGCGGAAAAGCGGTCGCCGGCATGGCGCATGTTATGCTTCCGCATTCCTCAATGGCGCGCGGAGGGGTCGTCAATGCAGCTAAGTACGCCGACACGGCGGTTGAAGCGCTTTGTAAGCTCGTCATCGCCGCCGGCGGCCGAAAAGGGATGCTCAAAGCGAAGCTCGCCGGGGGGGCGCAAATGTTTTCGTTTTCCTCGGCTGGCGGGGATATGATGCGCATTGGTGCGCGCAACGTCGAAGAAGTGAAAAGGCAGCTCGAGCGGCTGCACGTTCCGGTTGTTGCTGAGGATGTCGGCGGCCATAGCGGCCGGACGATTGAGTTTAACCCGCAAACGGGCATGCTGTCCATTCGCAAGGCTAGCCAAGAAATCAAGGAAATATAA
- a CDS encoding chemotaxis response regulator protein-glutamate methylesterase: MKTIKVLVVDDSAFMRKWISDFLSEHPRLEVIGTARNGQEALEKIAVCRPDVVTLDVEMPVMDGLVTLRHIMEKQPLPVVMVSSTTKEGAENTVAAMQYGAVDFVAKPSGPISLDLYKVKDELIRKVLHASEANMRALAARRPKAAPWRPPAKTVRAEKAIVAIGTSTGGPRALETVLTQLPPHLAAPVVIVQHMPKGFTKSLANRLNALSAITVKEAEDGEVLRNGTAYIAPGGVHLVVGEENGVLKARFDESLPRAGHRPAVDVLFESLAAIRRCRIVAVIMTGMGSDGTAGLKKLKESGDVEAIAEARETAIVYGMPRAAIEAGVIDVIAPLDGIAAAIVQSIGE, translated from the coding sequence ATGAAGACGATCAAGGTGCTTGTCGTCGATGACTCGGCGTTTATGCGCAAATGGATCAGCGACTTTTTGTCCGAACATCCGCGCCTTGAAGTCATCGGGACGGCCCGCAATGGTCAAGAGGCGCTTGAGAAAATCGCTGTTTGTCGCCCCGATGTTGTGACGCTCGACGTCGAAATGCCGGTCATGGACGGGCTCGTAACATTGCGGCACATCATGGAGAAGCAGCCGCTGCCGGTCGTCATGGTATCAAGCACGACGAAGGAAGGAGCGGAAAATACGGTAGCCGCCATGCAATATGGGGCGGTTGACTTTGTGGCGAAACCGTCTGGCCCGATTTCGCTTGATTTATATAAAGTGAAGGATGAACTCATCCGAAAAGTGCTGCACGCGAGCGAAGCGAACATGAGGGCGCTCGCCGCTCGGCGACCGAAAGCGGCGCCTTGGCGTCCGCCTGCCAAAACAGTGCGCGCCGAAAAAGCGATCGTCGCGATCGGCACCTCAACCGGCGGCCCGCGCGCTCTCGAAACGGTGCTGACGCAGCTGCCGCCCCATTTGGCCGCCCCGGTCGTCATCGTCCAACATATGCCGAAAGGGTTTACGAAATCGCTTGCCAACCGGCTTAATGCACTATCGGCCATAACGGTCAAAGAGGCGGAAGACGGAGAGGTGCTGCGAAACGGCACCGCTTATATCGCTCCGGGCGGCGTTCATCTTGTTGTCGGCGAGGAAAACGGTGTGCTGAAAGCCCGTTTCGATGAATCGCTGCCGCGCGCCGGCCATCGCCCGGCCGTTGACGTGTTGTTCGAATCGCTCGCTGCCATTCGCCGCTGTCGGATAGTGGCGGTGATCATGACCGGAATGGGATCAGATGGGACGGCGGGGTTGAAAAAGCTGAAAGAAAGCGGGGATGTGGAAGCGATCGCCGAGGCGCGCGAGACAGCGATCGTTTATGGGATGCCAAGGGCGGCGATCGAGGCCGGCGTCATCGATGTCATCGCTCCGCTTGACGGCATCGCCGCCGCCATCGTCCAATCGATCGGGGAATGA
- the pyrH gene encoding UMP kinase translates to MEQPKYKRVVLKLSGEALAGKQGFGIQPAVIQSIAKQVKEVAELDVEIAIVVGGGNIWRGKTGSEMGMDRATADYMGMLATVMNALALQDSLEQLGVETRVQTSIEMRQVAEPYIRRRAIRHLEKKRVVIFAAGTGNPYFSTDTTAALRAAEIEADVILMAKNNVDGVYSADPNVDANAVKYEELSYLDVIQQGLGVMDSTASSLCMDNNIPLIVFSIMEEGNIKRAVLGENIGTIVRGK, encoded by the coding sequence ATGGAACAACCAAAATACAAACGCGTCGTTTTAAAGTTAAGCGGGGAAGCGCTCGCCGGAAAGCAAGGGTTTGGCATCCAGCCGGCAGTCATCCAGTCGATCGCCAAACAAGTAAAAGAAGTGGCTGAACTCGATGTCGAAATCGCCATCGTTGTCGGCGGCGGCAACATTTGGCGCGGAAAAACAGGAAGCGAAATGGGAATGGACCGGGCGACGGCCGACTACATGGGCATGTTAGCGACCGTGATGAACGCGCTCGCCTTGCAGGACAGCCTCGAGCAGCTCGGCGTCGAAACGAGGGTGCAGACGTCGATTGAAATGCGGCAAGTAGCCGAGCCGTACATCCGCCGGCGGGCGATTCGCCATCTTGAGAAAAAGCGGGTCGTCATTTTCGCCGCCGGTACAGGAAACCCGTATTTTTCAACCGATACGACCGCTGCGCTGCGGGCGGCAGAAATTGAAGCGGACGTCATTTTGATGGCGAAAAACAACGTCGATGGCGTCTACAGCGCCGACCCGAACGTTGATGCCAATGCAGTCAAATACGAGGAACTGTCGTATTTGGATGTCATTCAGCAAGGGCTTGGCGTCATGGATTCGACTGCTTCCTCGCTTTGCATGGACAACAATATTCCGCTCATCGTCTTTTCAATTATGGAAGAGGGCAACATTAAACGCGCTGTATTAGGCGAAAATATCGGAACGATCGTAAGGGGGAAATAA
- a CDS encoding FliA/WhiG family RNA polymerase sigma factor: protein MGSALKGKERKYWDDWVNGRDRHAAGELVERYMPLVSYHVQRISATLPSSVPREELVSYGLVGLYDALEKFDPSRDLKFDTYASFRIRGAILDGLRKEDWLPRSVRDKAKKIEEAAERLEQRYMRSVTAKEVAAELGMTEEEVQAAVNETFFSNWLSLGQTVGEEEDEPLAIRDDRVALPEEQVLKQEMIEKLAAGIEQLNEKEQLVISLFYKEELTFTEIGSLLQLSTSRISQIHAKALWKLRRFFDEER, encoded by the coding sequence ATGGGGAGCGCGCTAAAAGGAAAAGAGCGGAAATATTGGGACGACTGGGTCAACGGCCGCGATCGGCATGCGGCCGGGGAGCTTGTAGAGCGCTATATGCCGCTCGTTTCTTACCATGTGCAGCGGATTTCCGCCACGCTGCCAAGCTCCGTGCCAAGGGAAGAGTTGGTCAGTTACGGACTCGTCGGCTTGTACGATGCGCTTGAAAAGTTTGACCCATCGCGCGATTTGAAGTTTGACACATATGCATCGTTTCGCATCCGCGGCGCCATCCTCGATGGTTTGCGCAAAGAAGATTGGCTGCCGCGCAGCGTGCGCGACAAAGCCAAAAAAATTGAAGAGGCGGCCGAGCGGCTCGAACAGCGGTACATGCGGTCGGTGACAGCGAAAGAAGTCGCCGCCGAGCTCGGCATGACGGAAGAGGAAGTGCAGGCGGCGGTTAATGAAACGTTTTTTTCCAATTGGCTTTCACTTGGACAGACAGTTGGTGAAGAGGAGGACGAGCCGCTCGCGATCCGCGACGACCGCGTTGCACTCCCGGAAGAACAAGTGCTCAAGCAAGAGATGATCGAAAAGCTGGCCGCGGGTATCGAGCAATTGAATGAAAAAGAGCAGCTTGTCATCAGCTTGTTTTACAAAGAAGAACTGACGTTTACGGAAATTGGGAGCCTCTTGCAGCTGTCCACATCAAGAATTTCCCAAATTCACGCCAAAGCGCTGTGGAAACTGCGCCGCTTTTTTGATGAGGAGCGGTGA
- a CDS encoding MinD/ParA family protein encodes MVKDQAERLRLELSRLRQQPSPRTIAVTSGKGGVGKSNLSLNFSLSLSKLGFRVLLLDMDIGMGNIDILLGQSSSLTLADWLSARLPLSELVKSGPEHLSYIAGGTGAAQWQALDTAGIDYFLTELQAVASRYDYLVFDMGAGASGERLYFLKSVDDVFVVTTPEPTAMTDAYAMMKYMHAAGSEAPFSVIVNRAGKEREGHEVFERLKHVAGRFLNKEIALLGIVPEDRAVARAVVNQTPFVLLDPAAKASQAVRQMAFRYAPGREEGPERANRFFAKLRQLLLER; translated from the coding sequence ATGGTGAAAGACCAAGCGGAACGGCTTCGCCTTGAGCTGAGCCGCCTCCGGCAGCAGCCATCACCGCGAACCATCGCGGTGACGAGCGGAAAAGGCGGGGTCGGCAAATCGAATCTTTCGCTCAACTTTTCGCTGTCGCTCTCTAAGCTCGGGTTTCGCGTCTTGCTGCTCGATATGGATATCGGCATGGGCAACATCGATATTTTGCTCGGCCAGTCATCGTCGTTGACATTGGCCGATTGGCTTTCGGCTCGGCTGCCGCTCTCAGAGTTGGTGAAAAGCGGGCCGGAGCATCTGTCGTACATTGCCGGAGGGACGGGCGCCGCACAATGGCAGGCGCTTGATACGGCTGGCATCGACTACTTTTTGACCGAACTGCAGGCCGTGGCGTCACGGTACGATTATCTCGTCTTTGACATGGGGGCGGGGGCATCAGGGGAACGGTTGTATTTTCTGAAGTCGGTTGACGACGTGTTTGTCGTGACAACGCCGGAGCCGACCGCCATGACCGATGCGTATGCCATGATGAAATACATGCACGCCGCCGGCAGCGAGGCGCCGTTTTCTGTCATTGTCAACCGCGCCGGCAAGGAGCGGGAAGGGCATGAAGTCTTTGAGCGGCTCAAGCACGTCGCCGGCCGGTTTTTAAACAAAGAAATTGCGTTGCTTGGCATCGTTCCGGAAGATCGGGCGGTCGCCCGCGCGGTTGTCAATCAAACGCCGTTTGTGCTGCTTGACCCTGCGGCGAAGGCGAGCCAGGCGGTGCGCCAAATGGCATTTCGTTATGCGCCTGGGCGCGAGGAAGGGCCGGAGCGGGCGAACCGCTTTTTTGCCAAGCTGCGCCAACTTTTGCTAGAAAGGTAG
- the rpsB gene encoding 30S ribosomal protein S2, translated as MSVISMKQLLEAGVHFGHQTRRWNPKMKKYIFTERNGIYIIDLQKTVKKVEEAYNFVRELAANGGKILFVGTKKQAQESVKEEAERCGMFYVNQRWLGGTLTNFATIQKRIKRLREIEKMEEDGVFDVLPKKEVIGLKKEKERLEKFLGGIKDMKELPDALFVIDPRKERIAVAEARKLNIPIIGIVDTNCDPDEIDYVIPANDDAIRAVKLLTSKIADAVLEAKQGEEAAVAAE; from the coding sequence ATGTCAGTGATTTCGATGAAACAGCTGCTTGAAGCTGGCGTCCACTTCGGACATCAGACGCGCCGTTGGAATCCCAAAATGAAAAAATACATTTTCACGGAGCGCAACGGCATTTATATTATCGACTTGCAAAAAACGGTGAAAAAAGTCGAGGAAGCATATAACTTTGTGCGCGAATTGGCAGCGAACGGCGGCAAAATTTTGTTCGTCGGCACGAAAAAACAAGCGCAAGAATCGGTCAAAGAGGAAGCGGAACGCTGCGGCATGTTTTATGTCAACCAACGTTGGCTTGGCGGTACGCTGACGAACTTCGCAACGATCCAAAAACGGATCAAACGGCTGCGCGAAATTGAAAAAATGGAAGAAGATGGCGTGTTTGACGTACTTCCGAAAAAAGAAGTCATCGGCTTGAAAAAGGAAAAAGAGCGGCTCGAGAAATTTTTAGGCGGCATTAAAGACATGAAAGAGCTGCCGGATGCGCTGTTCGTCATCGACCCGCGCAAAGAGCGGATCGCAGTGGCGGAAGCGCGCAAGTTGAACATCCCGATCATCGGCATCGTCGACACGAACTGCGATCCGGATGAAATCGACTACGTCATCCCAGCGAACGATGACGCTATCCGCGCCGTCAAGCTGTTGACGTCGAAAATCGCCGATGCCGTACTTGAGGCAAAACAAGGCGAAGAGGCGGCCGTCGCAGCGGAGTAA
- a CDS encoding chemotaxis protein CheW, producing MSASVQTDWKVIAFRLKEEEYALPVQHVRSIEKMQPITRVPGTARYVKGVINLRGVVTPIIDLRERFGFAPEPYGEQTRMIIVTLGDVEVGLIVDAANDVLDIPGASIEPPPEAIGAVEAAYIYGVAKMERRLLILLDLAKVLDQ from the coding sequence ATGAGCGCCAGCGTTCAGACAGACTGGAAAGTGATCGCCTTTCGCTTGAAAGAGGAAGAGTACGCTTTACCGGTGCAGCACGTCCGTTCGATTGAAAAAATGCAGCCGATTACGCGCGTGCCGGGAACGGCCCGTTATGTAAAAGGAGTCATCAATTTGCGCGGCGTTGTGACGCCGATTATCGATTTGCGCGAGCGGTTTGGGTTTGCGCCTGAACCATACGGAGAACAGACGCGGATGATTATTGTCACCCTTGGAGATGTCGAAGTCGGGCTGATCGTCGATGCAGCGAACGATGTTCTCGATATTCCGGGAGCTAGCATCGAGCCGCCGCCGGAGGCAATTGGAGCTGTTGAGGCGGCCTACATTTACGGGGTGGCGAAAATGGAGAGGCGGCTCCTCATTTTGCTTGATTTAGCAAAGGTGCTTGATCAATAA
- a CDS encoding chemotaxis protein CheA produces the protein MDMNQYLDIFIDESKEHLQTINERLLELEQTPDDMALVNEIFRSAHTLKGMSATMGFEDLANLTHQLENVLDGIRNRQLIVTPELLDVVFQAVDHLEAMIMSIASGGDGKRDVSETVELLKRIEQGGMPDKQAADEKPPLEHAYGEFEYHVLQQAKEQGFSAYEIRVRLREDCLLKAVRVYMVFELLNEAGEIVKSTPPADMLEEEQFGQEFLVTVVSKMPADELRTRLMGISEIDGVEIAAVAVNEPTAKSGEQTAPELPASTALEQAAAAQAEAETVERQAAKQAGKTIRVNIERLDMLMNLFEELVVDRGRLEQISRDLNHAELTETVERMSRISSDLQTIILNMRMVPVETVFNRFPRMVRQLARELGKKVRLDIIGAETELDRTVIDEIGDPLVHLIRNALDHGIESPDARVACGKPEEGTVKLRAYHSGNHVFIEIEDDGAGISREKVLQKAIARGIVSPEAAAHLTDQQVYGLIFAPGFSTADHISDISGRGVGLDVVKSTIESLGGAVTVDSQPGKGSLFSIQLPLTLSIISVLLVQIAAETYAIPLSSIMETALVRKEEIFSAHNQPVIDFRGKVVPLVRLKDVFSVPDASDEGDTVAAVIVRKGEKLAALAVDSFIGQQEVVLKSLGNYLSSVFAISGATILGDGRVALIIDCNALVK, from the coding sequence ATGGATATGAATCAATACTTAGACATCTTTATTGATGAAAGCAAGGAGCATTTACAAACAATCAACGAGCGGCTGCTTGAACTCGAACAAACTCCGGACGATATGGCTCTTGTTAATGAAATTTTCCGCTCGGCCCATACGCTAAAAGGAATGTCGGCCACGATGGGGTTTGAAGATTTGGCCAATTTGACGCACCAACTAGAGAATGTGCTTGATGGCATCCGCAATCGGCAGCTGATCGTCACTCCGGAACTGCTTGATGTTGTTTTTCAGGCAGTCGACCATTTGGAGGCGATGATTATGTCGATCGCCTCGGGCGGCGACGGGAAGCGCGATGTAAGCGAGACGGTCGAGCTGCTGAAGCGAATCGAGCAGGGCGGGATGCCGGACAAACAGGCGGCAGACGAAAAGCCGCCCCTCGAGCATGCATACGGGGAGTTTGAATACCATGTGTTGCAACAGGCAAAAGAGCAAGGGTTTTCCGCCTATGAAATTCGCGTCCGCCTTCGTGAAGACTGCCTGTTGAAAGCCGTGCGCGTGTATATGGTGTTTGAACTGCTCAATGAGGCGGGGGAAATTGTAAAATCGACACCGCCGGCTGACATGCTTGAAGAAGAGCAATTTGGCCAAGAGTTTCTCGTCACCGTCGTATCGAAAATGCCGGCGGATGAACTGCGAACGCGGCTGATGGGCATTTCTGAAATCGACGGGGTCGAGATCGCCGCAGTGGCAGTCAACGAGCCGACTGCCAAAAGCGGGGAGCAGACCGCACCTGAACTGCCGGCGTCCACCGCCCTTGAACAAGCAGCGGCGGCGCAGGCTGAAGCGGAGACGGTGGAAAGGCAGGCGGCGAAACAAGCAGGGAAGACGATCCGCGTCAACATTGAACGGCTTGATATGTTAATGAACTTGTTTGAGGAACTCGTTGTCGACCGCGGGCGGCTCGAACAAATTTCCCGTGATTTGAACCATGCTGAACTGACGGAAACAGTGGAACGGATGTCGCGCATTTCGAGCGACTTACAAACGATCATTTTAAACATGCGCATGGTGCCGGTCGAAACGGTGTTCAACCGCTTTCCGCGCATGGTCCGCCAGCTTGCTCGCGAACTCGGCAAAAAAGTGCGCCTTGATATTATCGGAGCGGAAACGGAGCTTGACCGGACGGTCATCGATGAAATCGGCGACCCGCTCGTCCATTTGATCCGCAACGCGCTCGATCACGGCATTGAATCGCCGGACGCCCGGGTGGCGTGCGGAAAACCGGAGGAAGGGACGGTCAAACTGCGCGCTTACCATAGCGGCAACCACGTCTTTATTGAAATTGAGGACGACGGCGCCGGCATTTCCCGGGAGAAAGTGCTGCAAAAGGCGATCGCCCGCGGCATCGTTTCGCCGGAGGCGGCGGCTCATTTGACCGATCAGCAAGTGTATGGGCTCATTTTCGCCCCGGGTTTTTCCACCGCCGACCACATTTCCGATATTTCCGGGCGCGGTGTCGGTTTGGATGTAGTCAAAAGCACGATCGAATCGCTCGGCGGTGCGGTGACCGTCGATTCACAGCCGGGAAAAGGGTCGCTCTTTTCTATCCAGCTGCCGTTGACTTTGTCGATCATTTCCGTGCTGCTCGTGCAAATCGCCGCTGAGACGTATGCCATTCCGCTGTCCTCGATTATGGAGACAGCGTTAGTGAGGAAAGAGGAGATTTTCTCCGCTCATAACCAGCCGGTCATCGATTTCCGCGGCAAAGTCGTGCCGCTCGTCCGGCTGAAAGACGTGTTTTCTGTGCCGGACGCATCGGATGAGGGGGATACGGTGGCGGCCGTCATCGTCCGAAAAGGGGAAAAGCTGGCGGCGTTGGCGGTCGACTCATTTATCGGACAGCAGGAAGTAGTACTAAAATCGCTTGGAAACTATTTATCTTCTGTCTTCGCAATTTCCGGGGCGACGATTTTAGGCGACGGCCGGGTGGCGCTGATTATCGATTGCAATGCGCTCGTGAAATAA
- a CDS encoding chemotaxis protein CheC: MGDIFHLTGAHIDILREIGNIGAGNAATALSTLLNKKIEMAVPRVQIATFAEMMELIGGPEQVVACVYLRIEGEAPGNMFFVLPPEQAERFVRRMTGDDSFSFQGEAHELGCSALQELGNILAGSYLSALADFTQLALQPSVPALALDMIGAVLSFGLLEMSRAGDYAILIDTAIYDGRRPNESIDGHFFLLPDPESFSTIFRALGVDSG, encoded by the coding sequence TTGGGCGACATTTTCCATTTGACAGGGGCGCATATCGACATTTTACGCGAAATCGGAAACATCGGGGCTGGAAACGCGGCGACCGCCTTGTCGACGCTGTTAAACAAAAAAATTGAAATGGCCGTGCCGCGCGTGCAAATTGCGACGTTTGCCGAGATGATGGAGCTGATCGGCGGACCGGAACAAGTCGTTGCATGTGTGTATTTGCGCATCGAGGGGGAAGCGCCAGGGAATATGTTTTTCGTGCTGCCGCCGGAACAGGCGGAGCGGTTTGTCCGTCGGATGACCGGCGACGACTCGTTTTCGTTTCAAGGCGAAGCCCATGAGCTCGGATGTTCGGCGCTTCAGGAGCTTGGCAACATTTTAGCCGGTTCGTATTTGTCAGCGCTCGCCGATTTTACGCAGCTTGCTTTGCAGCCGTCCGTGCCAGCGCTGGCGCTTGATATGATCGGGGCTGTGTTGTCGTTTGGCTTGCTTGAGATGTCGCGCGCCGGCGATTACGCCATTTTGATCGATACGGCCATTTACGACGGGCGGCGGCCAAATGAAAGCATCGACGGCCATTTCTTTCTCCTCCCCGATCCAGAGTCATTTTCCACCATTTTTCGGGCATTAGGTGTGGATAGCGGATGA
- the flhF gene encoding flagellar biosynthesis protein FlhF, whose translation MKVKKFVAPSMNEAMKMVRAELGRDAVILHSKVIHTGGFFGLFAKKKIEVLAGVDPDPLPRSPAAAAPADLPSAVRQEETSGLLAGELQEVKTLILQLASRPPSLVYPPPLAEAERRLVRQGMAERYVREVMDRLLERWYADKGGRSAAAVADWAKEAVRGMLSPLPFAEAARQKKYVILLGPTGVGKTTTLAKMAGRAVLEQGKKVGFITTDTYRIAAIDQLKTYANILQAPFAVCYNADDFRTAKRNLADCDLVFVDTAGRNFRNPQYVAELQQTLEFDSETETFLVLAATGKYEDMKAVYDRFSRLPLDRLIITKLDETDSYGAVFSLLLDSRLGAAYFTNGQNVPDDMTEASADRLVHLLFGAERW comes from the coding sequence ATGAAAGTGAAAAAGTTTGTCGCCCCGTCCATGAACGAAGCGATGAAAATGGTTCGCGCCGAGCTCGGCCGCGATGCCGTCATTTTACATTCAAAAGTGATCCATACCGGCGGATTTTTCGGCCTGTTTGCGAAAAAAAAGATCGAAGTGTTAGCCGGCGTTGACCCCGATCCATTGCCGCGTTCGCCAGCTGCGGCGGCGCCAGCTGACTTGCCATCGGCCGTCAGGCAGGAGGAGACGAGTGGTTTGCTTGCAGGGGAGCTGCAGGAAGTGAAAACGCTCATCCTCCAGTTGGCCAGCCGCCCGCCTTCGTTAGTGTATCCCCCGCCGCTTGCTGAAGCGGAGCGGCGGCTTGTGCGTCAGGGAATGGCAGAACGTTACGTTCGTGAGGTGATGGATCGCTTGCTTGAACGGTGGTACGCCGACAAAGGGGGGCGCTCGGCGGCTGCCGTCGCCGACTGGGCGAAAGAGGCGGTGCGCGGCATGTTGTCGCCGCTTCCGTTTGCCGAAGCCGCAAGGCAAAAAAAATATGTGATTTTGCTCGGCCCGACCGGAGTCGGAAAAACGACGACGCTCGCCAAAATGGCGGGACGCGCTGTGCTTGAACAAGGGAAAAAAGTGGGATTCATTACAACGGACACGTACCGGATTGCCGCCATCGACCAGCTGAAGACGTATGCGAATATTTTACAGGCGCCGTTTGCAGTATGCTACAACGCCGATGACTTCCGGACAGCGAAGCGAAACTTGGCCGATTGCGACCTCGTGTTTGTGGATACAGCCGGCCGCAATTTCCGCAATCCGCAATATGTGGCTGAATTGCAGCAAACACTTGAGTTTGACAGCGAGACGGAAACGTTTCTCGTGCTTGCCGCCACCGGAAAGTACGAGGACATGAAAGCCGTTTATGACCGCTTTTCCCGTCTGCCGCTCGATCGGCTGATCATTACCAAACTCGACGAGACCGACTCGTACGGGGCTGTGTTCAGCTTGTTGCTTGACAGCCGGCTTGGCGCCGCCTATTTTACGAACGGGCAAAACGTGCCGGACGACATGACGGAGGCGTCGGCTGACCGGCTCGTTCACCTGTTGTTTGGGGCGGAGCGATGGTGA
- the tsf gene encoding translation elongation factor Ts translates to MAITAQMVKELREKTGAGMMDCKKALTETNGDMEKAIDWLREKGIAKAAKKADRIAAEGMTYIAVEGNAAVILEVNSETDFVAKNEAFQTLVKELAAHLLKQKPASLDEALGQTMDNGSTVQDYINEAIAKIGEKITLRRFAVVNKADGETFGAYLHMGGRIGVLTLLAGNASEEIAKDVAMHIAALHPKYVSRDEVPQEEIAREREVLKQQALNEGKPEKIVEKMVEGRLNKFYEDVCLLEQAFVKNPDVTVRQYVESNGATVKQFIRYEVGEGLEKRQDNFAEEVMSQVRKQ, encoded by the coding sequence ATGGCGATTACAGCACAAATGGTAAAAGAGCTGCGCGAAAAAACGGGCGCAGGCATGATGGATTGCAAAAAGGCGCTCACCGAAACGAACGGTGACATGGAAAAAGCGATCGACTGGCTGCGCGAAAAAGGAATTGCGAAAGCGGCGAAAAAAGCGGACCGCATCGCGGCGGAAGGAATGACATACATCGCTGTGGAAGGCAATGCGGCCGTCATTTTGGAAGTGAATTCGGAAACGGACTTCGTTGCCAAAAACGAAGCGTTCCAAACGCTCGTTAAGGAGCTGGCTGCGCATTTGCTGAAACAAAAACCGGCTTCGCTTGATGAAGCGCTCGGACAAACGATGGACAACGGTTCCACTGTCCAAGATTATATTAACGAAGCGATCGCGAAAATCGGCGAAAAAATCACGCTCCGCCGCTTTGCTGTCGTCAACAAAGCGGACGGCGAAACGTTTGGCGCGTACTTGCACATGGGCGGGCGCATCGGCGTATTAACATTATTAGCCGGCAATGCAAGCGAAGAGATCGCCAAAGATGTGGCCATGCATATCGCTGCGCTCCATCCGAAATATGTTTCACGCGATGAAGTGCCGCAAGAAGAGATTGCGCGCGAACGCGAAGTGTTGAAACAACAAGCGTTAAATGAAGGCAAGCCGGAAAAAATCGTTGAGAAAATGGTCGAAGGCCGGCTGAACAAGTTTTACGAAGACGTTTGCCTGCTTGAGCAAGCGTTCGTGAAAAACCCGGATGTGACGGTGCGCCAATACGTCGAGTCGAACGGAGCAACTGTGAAGCAGTTCATCCGCTACGAAGTCGGCGAAGGGCTCGAAAAACGTCAAGATAATTTCGCCGAAGAAGTCATGAGCCAAGTAAGAAAGCAATGA